TTAGCGTTCTTCTCCTAATTTGTACACCAGTATGCGGAGCTATAAGCAAGCACTGGGAGTACGCAGTTGATCGTCTGTCTTTTCTGTCGTGTATAATTGTTCTCGCCATCGGATATTGTTCTCTTCAAAAATCTGGTCAAGAAGGCCATCATCTCGCTTGGCTACATATGGAGTTCCTTCAATGTGCTTCTCGGTCACAGTCACAATGTATTTTTCATAAACTTCCAGATCAAGTGTATCAGACTCAGCACTCCATCCTTGTCGGGGGACTTTGCCTTGAAAAACTAAATGAAACCCAGTTTCAGAAGGGGAAAGCTCTGCGTACGTGTTGGCCTGTTCGAGATACTTACGAGCTGGCTCATCAATTCGCTTTGTATCTGGATCAATGCAGTCGTCAAAATCAACGATTACAAACGGATCTTTGGCGTCGTTTATCACCACTTGCTTGCCTTCAATTTGGTCGTATGTCGTGACCAGTTTCTTTGCTTCTTGATACGTATACCAGTGACCAGGCTCTTTGTAAGTAACTCTGTATACGCTTTCGCTATTGGGATTAACATCAACTGGAACTTTTTTTATCCGATCTCCATCTCTCTCCTTACGCCAACAAAGCCACCGGTCCATGCGTTTCAGTCGCGGAAGTAGATTATGTGATTTATTATTCGAAGGGTACACCCGCCGCATTGGTAGTCAATGCCATTTGCAACTCTTATTAACATTACGGAGATGACTCACTTAGCCTATGCTCCACAACCGATTCAGGCAGACTCCGCGAAAGTTGTTCTTTAATCACTGATATTTGCTCTTCATGTTCTTTCGGGCGAAGTGGCGTTTGTTCAATCGTGTAGCCTGAACTCGAAGCAGTTGTTGGTGTTGTTCTCTCGCCTACGTACAGGATCGTTGCGGTGGCCTTACCGTGCGCTGGCATTAAATCGACAGTATAGCTCAAGAGTCGCTGGTAATCTTCTAATCCGATGTTGTCTGCTAAACTGTATTTTGCATCACCGATCCAAACAATATCATTTCCAACGCTGATCGCGTAATCGGGGCGTCCGGGGTTAGAATTAAATCTTGGCGAAAGGATTCGACTGTACTCTTCAAGCGAACGATTGTAGTGCAGTGTTATTTTCGGTGTAAACTCAAACGTTCGTAGCTCATCACCGGGACGGGTTGGTTCGAGCCCAGTCAAGTCTTTGAGACAGTCTAAGATAATCGTAAGCCCCCACAATTCGTATAGTTTTTCTACTGGTTTGATCCCAATAGTTAGTTGTTGCTCAATACTCACGCCGAGCGCTTGTTCAGCCTGATATGCCTCCCAGAGATCAATTATTTCCGCAAGTTGCGTCGGGGACTCACGCTGTGCTTGCGCTATCAACGATGGATCTGAGAAATCGAGTTGCAGCGCTTTGTCAACAAGTTCCGGGGAGAACCGCGATTCAACAAATTGCTGATGATATTCTTTGTTTTTTCGTACTGCTGATTCTGTTAGTACACTATCGTCGATGAGCTGATCCAACTCTTGACTGAGTTCAATATGAAACCGGAGAAGAAGAAGGTTCAGTGGGTGGTTAAATGAGAACTGGAGGTCATAATAGGCAATCGATCGTGAACCAGTCGCCCGCTCCTGTACCGTTCGATTGATATCAAGCGTTCCACCGGGATTCGAATCTACACGTCGTTCTCGATTAATCGCAACTGGTGGACGGTTGGCTACAGCTTCTTCAGAAAATTCTATTAATGCATTACTGTAGCCAAGCAAAATTCGACGGCGTTCAAGCGCTTTGCTTTGAACTAAAGGCAACACGTTCATAGCCGTTGGGAGGTCCCATAATTCTATCCACCCTGCAAGTTCAGAAAGTAAAAACTCGTACTCATAACGATTAAGCTTGTCAGGGCGTGGGCGCACGGTAATTCCACCAGGGTATCGTCCAGCCCAACCGCCGGGAGAGAATCTGGTAACCTTTGATGAATCGTTATCGACAAAATGCGGCGGCGAAGACTCGATCGGCTCATTCTCAGTTTCCTGCTGAATAATCGGTTGGATCTCTTCGACAAACTGTCTAAGATCCTTCCACTCATCGACTGTTAGTCCAACCTTTTCCCGTGACAGTGTTTCGTAGGTGATCATCAGCCGATGATCTCGTGTGTATTCAATGCCTGCTCAAGTTTTTTCTTTGTGTTCACGAACCCGACCTTCTCAGCATATTCAATCACTCGTTTAAATTGGTCCTCCGCTTCTGACTCTGCGGCGACAGTTCCGGAACGGCGGAGTTCAGACATATATGGCTCAATCTGCGGGAGAATATATGCAACAACTGCTTGGTCAACTGTGGACCAATCAGCATCGTCAGGAAACAGCATGTGGTACACTATAATGTATTTATATGCATCAATAACGATTCCTTGGCCGATGGCAGCAACATTTTCTTTATCAAGTTTTTGAACAAACCCGTGGATGGCTCGGTCAAAGCTGAGGTCACTTCCCACTGGTGAAATATTCTGTCGTGCCTGCTGGAATTCCTTGTCGGTTACTTCGGAAACATTCTTATCAACTTCAAATACGTCCTCGAGGTATGGAATTGCGAGTGAGCTATCAGCGTCGAATGGTGAACTGTGATCAAAGTCGTTGATTGCCGCACGTTCTACAATGTAAGTGGACTTTTCATAGTCTGGATCGAGATTAACATTATCAATATCGGCCTCAGGCTGATTTGATTCCGGGCGTTGGTACACAGGTGGCACTTCTACAAACGCAAACCGCCTTCGAAATGCATACCCTAACGCAAACAACTGTGATTGATCCTCGCTATTCATGGTCCCAAGGATCCGAAACGCAAGTGGTACCGCTTGCTTTTCTCCATCTGCGTACTCTAGTTCTGAATTTTCACGATGAGAGAGGTCAAGCAGGGTAAACACTTCGCCAAAGGCTTCATCAAGATTAGCCCGGTTGAGTTCGTCAATCAGTAGCCACTGTGGGTGAGGTGGATCAGTGGACGTGAGTGAGTCAACACACGATGCTGCAGCCTTTGTTAGGATCCCAGGCGTTGGTGTAAATCCGTTGTTTTCTGGACGGTAACCGCCGACAACATCTTGATTTGTCCACTCAGCGTTAGCCGTCTCAACGTGAAGATCAGAACATAACGCCTCGCTCAGCCGCTCTGCAATCCGAGTTTTACCACTTCCGGGAGGCCCATAGAAGATAACATTCTTTCCAGCAACCAAGTGTACGAGTGCTTTATCATATATTTCTGGTCGAGGCTCTCCCCCTTTGACTGCTGGTCTTATCATTGCAGCACCCGGGTTGGGATCCTGTCTAATGACTTCCTTGTGTGGAAGCGGATCGGCTATCTCCCGGAGTTCCACAATATCCCTAATTCCTTCGGGTTCATCCTTTTCATCTGGGGAATTAGGTTCATTCTCGTTGTTGTCTTCTTCGTCACGATCTTCTTCATCATCGTCGACTTCCTCAATTGACTCGACATTTCCATTCTGTGTGACCTGAACTTTTGTTCCTCTCTCGGTGAGAGTATCTATCAGGTCTTGAGCGTCTTCTTCTTCGAGTACGGAGTTCCCCCACGGCCTCACTGGCGCCTCATCTGCAGATAATCGGTAGAGTTGGTCCCAAGACACCTGAACCTGATTAGGGAACTCGCCATCCCAAGCCTCTGGCACAATCTCTTCCTCAACTTCACTTTCAGCATAAAACGGTCCATATATGAATTTATCATCTGTCCCTGAGATATTCTTGTTACCGTAATCGTAGAGAACAAGAATATCTCCCGGTTGTGTATCTCGATCATCCGAATTTTCGGGATAGCCAAACAACTCTCGCGTGAAGCACTCTTGACACGTGCTTTGATTTTCCCCTTCACCTTGGCCGCAAACGTATATCTCAACCGAATCTATGTCGCTCATGTCATTCGAATTTAGATTTTGTTGCGTACTTTCTTCGTTTTCTGGATATCGATGCTTCACCGATACTGTTAATTCATTTGTCTGGTCTTCAGGGTCAACATCCGATACGGGATCTCGATCGTCTTTAATCTTATATATCTCTGTCTTGGACTCTAACCATTGGTATAATCTTTCTTCAGCAACTGATTCAGAATTATACTCTCCCAAAAGACGGATAAAACGCACCTCGTCGTCTGTGTTAATCTGTTCTTTAATCTCTCCAAGTGAGACATCAGCAGGACAGTGCATATAATAAATCGCAAACGGATCGCGGTCAATTTCCAGTTCTCTGCGGTCTGACCCCGATATCAAGCCCACTGTGCAGGGATAATTCAGCTCTTTGCTCTTACGCCACATAGCTTCGGTTGGCCCAGCAACGTACACGTCTGGGCCATTGGAAGGAGTATACTCCTCGGAAGTCTGTGCAGGTGTGGTATCTAGTAGCAGTGTATCAATTTCTACGTCCGTCGCTTCACGAACCTCGTCTATATTGAAATCAGGTCTAGTTGTCACTGGTGGCCGTACACTAAATGGACCAGCAACGA
This portion of the Salinarchaeum sp. IM2453 genome encodes:
- a CDS encoding AAA family ATPase; the encoded protein is MVDQADTSLETTEHDITILHIGPTYLSSSNVSSKRRPEFRNAFRKAIDKALDRNVDAVVQTGKLWATRRPSSEDIKTLRSKLEELQKSGIQFIHAGSERDMDMDMDIPDKLERDGLIKRPLNNPAIVGSTAIMTVPPGDSIQIFDNLKVLNDVDADNRVVAGPFSVRPPVTTRPDFNIDEVREATDVEIDTLLLDTTPAQTSEEYTPSNGPDVYVAGPTEAMWRKSKELNYPCTVGLISGSDRRELEIDRDPFAIYYMHCPADVSLGEIKEQINTDDEVRFIRLLGEYNSESVAEERLYQWLESKTEIYKIKDDRDPVSDVDPEDQTNELTVSVKHRYPENEESTQQNLNSNDMSDIDSVEIYVCGQGEGENQSTCQECFTRELFGYPENSDDRDTQPGDILVLYDYGNKNISGTDDKFIYGPFYAESEVEEEIVPEAWDGEFPNQVQVSWDQLYRLSADEAPVRPWGNSVLEEEDAQDLIDTLTERGTKVQVTQNGNVESIEEVDDDEEDRDEEDNNENEPNSPDEKDEPEGIRDIVELREIADPLPHKEVIRQDPNPGAAMIRPAVKGGEPRPEIYDKALVHLVAGKNVIFYGPPGSGKTRIAERLSEALCSDLHVETANAEWTNQDVVGGYRPENNGFTPTPGILTKAAASCVDSLTSTDPPHPQWLLIDELNRANLDEAFGEVFTLLDLSHRENSELEYADGEKQAVPLAFRILGTMNSEDQSQLFALGYAFRRRFAFVEVPPVYQRPESNQPEADIDNVNLDPDYEKSTYIVERAAINDFDHSSPFDADSSLAIPYLEDVFEVDKNVSEVTDKEFQQARQNISPVGSDLSFDRAIHGFVQKLDKENVAAIGQGIVIDAYKYIIVYHMLFPDDADWSTVDQAVVAYILPQIEPYMSELRRSGTVAAESEAEDQFKRVIEYAEKVGFVNTKKKLEQALNTHEIIG